The nucleotide window GAGCGGCTGCGCACGCCGCCCGAACGCACGGTCGCCTTCACCATCGCGGTCATTGCGCTGTCCGCGAAGATGGCCAAGGCCGACGGGCGTGTGACCCGTGACGAAGTGGCGGCCTTCCGCGACGTGTTCCATATACCCCCCGAGGACGAGCCGGCCGCCGCGCGGGTGTTCAACATGGCCCGCGAGGACGTGGCCGGGTTCGAGCAATATGCCGGCAGGATCGCCAAGATGTTTCGCATCGACGGCCAGCCCTGCGGCACGGATTCGGTCCTGTGCGACCTGATGGAGGGGCTGTTTCACATCGCCACGGCGGATGGCGAATACCACCCCGCCGAGGATGCTTTCCTGTCGCGCGTGGCGGAGATCTTCGGGATGGAGGATATCGCTTTCCAGCGTTTGCGGATGCGCCACGTGCCGGAATACGCGCCCGATCCGTACAGCGTACTGGGCGTCTCGCCCGACGATGACTTGTCGGACATCCGTGCCGCGTGGCGGGCGGAGGTGTTGCAGACCCATCCCGACCGGATGATCGCCCGCGGTGTCCCGGAAGAGGCGGTGCGGCTGGCCGAGCGGCGGATGCAGGCGGTCAACCGGGCGTGGGAAGACATACAGGCCGCGCGCGCGGCGTGACTGTCCCGCAGCCTCCGGCGGGGATATTTTCGGCACATGGAAGACAGGGCGCGCGCGCGAAAGGATCTCGGGATGCGGATTGCGACCTACAATGTGGAATGGTTTCACACGCTGTTCGATGATGCGGGCGGGCTGTTGCACGATGACGCATGGTCGGCGCGGCGCGATGTGTCGCGCGCGATGCAGATCGACGCGCTTGGGGTGGTGTTCCGGGCGCTCGACGCCGACGCGATCCTGGTTGTGGAGGCGCCCGATTGTTCACGCGGGCGCGACGGGGTGGCGGCCTTGCGCAATTTTGCGCATGCGGCGGGCATTCGGGCGCGCGCGGTTTGCATGGGGTTCCAGAACGATACCCAGCAGGAATTGATGCTGCTCTACGACCCGGATGTGGTGCAGGCCGCCCACGCGCCAAGCGATTTGGGCGCGCCGGGTTTCGAGACGGAGTTTCGCATCGACCTGGATATCGACGCGACCGAGGACGTGGTGCGCTTCTCCAAGCCGCCGCTGGAAGTGGCGCTGGAGACGCCGATCGGACCCCTGCACCTGATCGGGGTCCACGTGAAATCCAAGGCCCCCCACGGCGCGCGGGACGATGACCACGCGATGCGGCTGGCCATCGCCAACCGGCGCAAGCAATTGGCGCAATGCATCTGGTTGCGGGCCCGCGTGGAGGCGCATCTGGAGGCGGGCACGCCCCTGATCGTGGCGGGGGATCTGAATGACGGGCCGGGTCTGGATGAATACGAGGCGCTCTTCGGGCGCTCCGGTCTTGAGATCGTGATGGGAAGCGGGGCGGCGGCGGGGCGGCTGTTCGACCCTCACGGCGCCCGGGCGCTGCAATCGCGGCTGTCCGCCATGCCGACAACGGCGCGATTTTTTCTGCGCCACGAGGGGCGGTACCTTCAGGCCTTGCTGGATTACATCATGGTATCCCCCGATCTGAGGACAAAAGCGCGGCGCTGGCATATCTGGCACCCGTTCGATGACCCGGCCTGCTGGGGGGACGCGGCCTTGCGCGATGCGTTGCTGACGGCATCGGACCATTTTCCCGTTTCCCTTGATCTGGGATAGGGGCAGGCCCCATCTTTGGGCCATGAAACATTTCATTTCGACGATGGCCGTGGCCGGGATGCTTGCGATTGCGGCACCCGCCGCGGCGCAGGACGATGGCGGAGATGTCAGCGAGGGCCTTGGCCTTCTGGGCGAGGGGACGCGCCTGATCCTCGAAGGGCTGATGGAGGAGATGCGTCCGATGCTGGAGGAGGCGCGGCCCTATTTCGAGGAAGAGGTGCTGCCGTTCCTGGATCGGATGGGCGAATTGATGGACGATTTCACCTCCTACGAGTTGCCCGAGCGCCTGCCCAATGGCGACATCATCATCCGCCGCTCCCCCGATGCGCCGGAATTCCAGCCCGGTGTCACGGGTGAGGGCGACGTGGAGTTGTAGGCGCGACGTTTAGCGGTAGTCATCCGCGTTCAATTCTTGCAGCGTCTGGCGGACCCGCCGCACGCAATCCTCGTCATTTTCGCATCGGACCGTCCGGTTTCTGACCTGGACCTCCAGAAAGCGGTTTGCGCGCTCCGAGCCGAAACCCGGTCCGGTCCGGCCGTCCTCGATCCAGAGGTGGGTCACGTTCGTGACGAGAAAATTCGTCCCGTCGACGG belongs to Hasllibacter sp. MH4015 and includes:
- a CDS encoding molecular chaperone DjiA, producing MSLWTRISEAVAALRQGESLSMVFERLRTPPERTVAFTIAVIALSAKMAKADGRVTRDEVAAFRDVFHIPPEDEPAAARVFNMAREDVAGFEQYAGRIAKMFRIDGQPCGTDSVLCDLMEGLFHIATADGEYHPAEDAFLSRVAEIFGMEDIAFQRLRMRHVPEYAPDPYSVLGVSPDDDLSDIRAAWRAEVLQTHPDRMIARGVPEEAVRLAERRMQAVNRAWEDIQAARAA
- a CDS encoding endonuclease/exonuclease/phosphatase family protein: MRIATYNVEWFHTLFDDAGGLLHDDAWSARRDVSRAMQIDALGVVFRALDADAILVVEAPDCSRGRDGVAALRNFAHAAGIRARAVCMGFQNDTQQELMLLYDPDVVQAAHAPSDLGAPGFETEFRIDLDIDATEDVVRFSKPPLEVALETPIGPLHLIGVHVKSKAPHGARDDDHAMRLAIANRRKQLAQCIWLRARVEAHLEAGTPLIVAGDLNDGPGLDEYEALFGRSGLEIVMGSGAAAGRLFDPHGARALQSRLSAMPTTARFFLRHEGRYLQALLDYIMVSPDLRTKARRWHIWHPFDDPACWGDAALRDALLTASDHFPVSLDLG
- a CDS encoding AAA+ family ATPase — translated: MKHFISTMAVAGMLAIAAPAAAQDDGGDVSEGLGLLGEGTRLILEGLMEEMRPMLEEARPYFEEEVLPFLDRMGELMDDFTSYELPERLPNGDIIIRRSPDAPEFQPGVTGEGDVEL